One genomic region from Prunus persica cultivar Lovell chromosome G3, Prunus_persica_NCBIv2, whole genome shotgun sequence encodes:
- the LOC18781162 gene encoding mitogen-activated protein kinase kinase kinase NPK1, whose translation MAVKSAKVSASESIKHESDVLFEIKGCPFIIERLGEETTATDKGDMLDNILLVPTTTTSSGGTSFVAKIADFGLAKKTNVNYSRWGGTPRYLSPEAFINNKQDQSSDIWSLGCIVFEMLTGKSPWDLKPGYNPNMLMFYHLRTCKIPTGISDVTRDFLKSCLAMKSRERLTAESLLSHPFVAQPQSSKEVHTKVKLVNSFLGYASGVYVASNQAQMTMQSLPLYNESILPCRFSDVVGLFPQWQPRKELLSLPLVN comes from the exons ATGGCGGTGAAATCAGCAAAGGTCTCTGCTTCTGAGTCCATTAAACATGAGTCAGACGTTCTCTTTGAGATCAAGGGTTGCCCCTTCATTATCGAGCGCCTGGGTGAAGAGACCACGGCCACAGACAAGGGTGACATG CTGGACAACATTTTGCTTGTGCCTACCACAACAACTAGTTCTGGTGGTACTAGTTTTGTAGCCAAGATTGCAGATTTTGGACTCGCTAAGAAAACTAATGTAAATTACAGTCGATGGGGAGGCACGCCTAGATATCTGTCCCCAGAGGCTTTTATTAATAACAAACAAGATCAGTCCTCCGATATTTGGTCTCTAGGTTGTATTGTGTTTGAGATGCTAACCGGCAAGTCGCCCTGGGATTTGAAGCCTGGTTACAATCCAAACATGTTGATGTTTTATCATCTACGTACTTGCAAAATTCCGACTGGAATCTCAGATGTGACCAGGGATTTTCTCAAGAGTTGCCTTGCCATGAAGAGCAGGGAAAGATTAACAGCGGAAAGTCTCTTGTCTCATCCATTCGTAGCGCAGCCACAATCATCAAAAGAGGTTCATACCAAGGTGAAGCTGGTTAACTCCTTTTTGGGCTACGCATCTGGTGTATATGTTGCATCAAACCAAGCTCAGATGACCATGCAATCTCTGCCATTGTACAATGAAAGCATCCTTCCCTGCAGGTTTTCG GATGTTGTTGGGCTTTTTCCGCAGTGGCAGCCACGGAAGGAATTACTCAGCTTACCACTGGTAAATTGA
- the LOC18780121 gene encoding senescence-specific cysteine protease SAG39: protein MSLYTSYIMEPWKCIGFGLILMFGAWCCEATSRSLQDASMYGRYEQWMTRYGRIYNDVNEKENRFKIFKENVAFIESSNNDVNKPYKLGVNQFADLTNEEFKASRNGFKGHECSTKTTSFKYENVKAPVPATMDWRKKGAVTPIKDQGQCGCCWAFSAVAATEGITQLTTGKLISLSEQELVDCDTSGEDQGCEGGLMDDAFQFIQQNHGLSTEANYPYNGVDGSCNTKKAASIAAKITGYEDVPANSEKALLTAVAHQPVSVAIDAGGSDFQFYSSGVFTGACGTSLDHGVTAVGYGVSDDGTKFWLVKNSWGTEWGEEGYIRMQRDVEAKEGLCGIAMEASYPTA, encoded by the exons ATGTcgtta TACACTAGCTATATCATGGAGCCATGGAAATGtattggttttggtttgatCCTCATGTTCGGGGCTTGGTGTTGTGAAGCCACCTCTCGCAGTCTCCAAGATGCATCTATGTATGGGAGATACGAGCAATGGATGACTCGTTATGGTCGcatatataatgatgttaaTGAGAAGGAGAATCGTTTCAAGATATTCAAAGAAAATGTGGCGTTTATAGAATCATCTAATAACGATGTGAACAAACCCTACAAGTTGGGTGTTAATCAATTTGCAGACCTTACGAATGAAGAGTTCAAAGCCTCAAGAAATGGATTCAAGGGGCATGAATGTTCCACAAAGACGACTTCtttcaaatatgaaaatgttAAGGCGCCAGTGCCAGCTACAATGGATTGGAGAAAGAAAGGAGCTGTAACCCCCATCAAGGACCAAGGCCAATGTG GATGTTGTTGGGCTTTTTCGGCAGTGGCAGCGACTGAAGGTATTACTCAGCTTACAACTGGTAAACTGATCTCTTTGTCTGAGCAAGAACTAGTTGACTGTGACACCAGCGGTGAAGACCAAGGTTGTGAGGGTGGCTTGATGGATGATGCCTTTCAGTTCATCCAACAAAACCATGGGCTTAGTACGGAAGCTAATTACCCCTACAATGGTGTTGATGGTTCATGCAATACCAAGAAGGCAGCAAGCATTGCAGCCAAGATAACTGGATATGAAGATGTGCCTGCAAACAGCGAAAAAGCCCTTCTAACAGCTGTTGCTCATCAACCAGTTTCTGTTGCCATTGATGCTGGAGGTTCCGATTTCCAGTTCTATTCAAGTGGTGTCTTTACAGGAGCCTGTGGAACGAGCCTTGACCATGGGGTTACCGCTGTTGGTTATGGTGTTAGCGATGATGGGACTAAGTTTTGGTTGGTTAAAAACTCATGGGGTACAGAATGGGGTGAAGAGGGGTACATAAGGATGCAAAGAGATGTTGAAGCAAAAGAAGGTCTATGTGGCATTGCTATGGAAGCCTCTTACCCCACTGCTTAG
- the LOC18779580 gene encoding mitogen-activated protein kinase kinase kinase 2 produces MPTTTTSSGGTSFVAKIADFGLAKKTNVNYSRWRGTPRYLSPDAFINNEQDQSSDIWSLGCIVFEILTGKSPWDLKPGYNPNNLPDVLMFDHLRTCKIPTGISDVAWDFLKSCLAMKSRERLTAEILLSHPFVAQPQPSKEGHTKVKLVINSFLGYASGVCCFKPNSDYHANSAMVQ; encoded by the coding sequence ATGCCTACCACAACAACTAGTTCTGGTGGTACTAGTTTTGTAGCCAAGATTGCAGATTTTGGACTCGCTAAGAAAACCAATGTAAATTACAGTCGATGGAGAGGCACGCCTAGGTATCTGTCCCCAGATGCTTTTATTAATAACGAACAAGATCAGTCCTCTGATATTTGGTCTCTAGGTTGTATTGTGTTTGAGATACTAACCGGCAAGTCTCCCTGGGATTTGAAGCCTGGTTACAATCCAAACAATCTCCCTGACGTGTTGATGTTTGATCATCTACGTACTTGCAAAATTCCAACTGGAATCTCAGATGTGGCCTGGGATTTTCTCAAGAGTTGCCTTGCCATGAAGAGCAGGGAAAGATTAACAGCAGAAATTCTCTTGTCTCATCCATTCGTAGCGCAGCCACAACCATCAAAAGAGGGTCATACCAAGGTGAAGCTGGTTATTAACTCCTTTTTGGGCTATGCATCTGGTGTATGTTGCTTCAAACCGAACTCAGATTACCATGCAAACTCTGCCATGGTTCAATGA